The Thermogemmata fonticola genome has a window encoding:
- a CDS encoding cob(I)yrinic acid a,c-diamide adenosyltransferase — protein MVYLSRIYTRSGDGGETGLGDGTRVPKNDPRVCAYGEVDELNAVLGLVLASVPECPEAVLLESLQHDLFDVGADLCVPLSESEQAGQHLRVTAQQVARLEAAIDRLNAHLEPLHSFVLPGGSPAAAWLHFARTVCRRAERAVVTLQQHVPINPQVLIYLNRLSDLLFVLARVANDNGQRDRLWKPGQFREGEPPS, from the coding sequence ATGGTTTACCTCTCACGGATTTACACGCGTTCCGGCGATGGCGGTGAGACGGGGTTGGGCGATGGAACCCGCGTACCCAAGAACGACCCCCGCGTGTGCGCCTATGGTGAAGTGGACGAACTGAACGCTGTGCTGGGTTTGGTTTTGGCCAGTGTCCCAGAATGTCCCGAAGCGGTATTGCTGGAAAGCCTCCAGCATGATTTGTTTGACGTGGGCGCTGATTTGTGCGTACCGCTGTCAGAGTCAGAACAAGCCGGACAACACTTGCGGGTAACCGCTCAACAGGTAGCCCGGCTGGAAGCAGCCATTGACCGCCTCAATGCCCATTTGGAACCTCTGCACAGTTTTGTGTTGCCGGGGGGAAGTCCGGCGGCGGCTTGGCTGCACTTCGCCCGGACAGTCTGCCGGCGCGCTGAACGGGCTGTGGTAACCCTTCAACAGCATGTCCCCATCAATCCTCAAGTCCTCATCTATCTAAACCGTTTGTCCGATTTGCTATTCGTTTTGGCCCGTGTCGCTAATGACAACGGGCAGCGTGATCGCCTTTGGAAGCCCGGACAATTTCGAGAGGGAGAACCACCCTCCTAG